The sequence below is a genomic window from Uranotaenia lowii strain MFRU-FL chromosome 2, ASM2978415v1, whole genome shotgun sequence.
TAACTCTAACGTTGCTGATACAAACTTTCGCTAAAAATGTGATGCTTCACTAATTTTCTCCGGTGTTCCATAGGGAAGACATATAAGCCAAACTTCTGTTTAACCCGGTCACTTTGGATACGCCTCGAATATCAGAAAACGGATATCAGTCGCTGTTCTCTGATGAGAGTCAGCTGCCTTCGTTCATAATGGTAGGGTAAAACGAGGGTTTAAAATTCAGCTACGTCAAATTACTTCTGTAGTTGGAAAATCTGAAGATTGTGTCAATTAGAGAATAtggttagaaatttcttaaaaatccaaattatttttcttcgTGTTATCCTTTAGATTAGTTCACTTTTCGCGTGTTACTTATAGGAATTGATCATCATTCATTTTGAAGCACTCTGACAAAATTTTAggtcatttgagtaagtttccaacTTGCGCTTCgagaaaatgatcgaaaattgcgctacgtaatatttgaacggacCCATAGCACAGCGGTCagaaatgcgaaaaatgtattcgtagcttataacttttttagttcacattttaggatattggtgtcttcggagaagtttttcagtaaaatcagctctataataatttttattttctgattaatccTCCGATCCTCCATTAACCCATCAATCTTCCAACTGCCATGCCATGGCAAGTAATTtgctgtttatattttttccccGAGTCACGCACCTCTGCCTTCCAGCCCCGCATTATGCGCCTCAATTCAGCTTTATTTTATCCGTTATGTTGCACATTTCACCACGAATGTCAACTCTTTGCCACTGCCTGCTGCTAACGATGCTTTGAACACTGGAACCAATCTGGCGAATCTCTTCTGGATGTCGGGACGCACCAATCAAGGCAATTTGGAAGTTCTTTTCCTGACCACCAACGACCGCCCGTTTCTGCTTCAAGTCGTCCCGCGTATCGGTCAGGTGGTCTAGGGGAAGGCTTCCAATTGTCATTCTATGGCAAGTATCCGTCGGATTTTAACATTTCACCCAGTCATGCATCTCTTGCGCCTGATGATGTTCCCTTTTCCAGCGTACATCGCACACAGACATCCGAATCGAAATCTTTCGATTCCATTTCCCTTTACTGCCAGAATGTCGGTGGTATAAATTCCTGCTTGTCAGAATACCTTCTCGCTACCTCATGTTCCTGTTATGACGTCATCGCCTTAACGGAAACATGGCCTATCTGACCAGATATTCTGCCCTGATTATTCAGTGTTTCGCTATACCGTAGTGCCCGTAACAGCAAAAAGTCTAGTGGAGGCGGAGTGCTAATTACCGTCAAGTCGAATCTCTCAGCGCAGCTTATCGACGATAATTCCTGGTGCGATCTGGAACTTGTGTTTGCGTACTGTATTTGCCGCCCGACCGCTCTAGCGATGTTGCCCTAGTAGAGTCGTTTTCACGCTGCATCTCAAAAGTAAGCTCTTCTTGCGCCCCGGAGGATGACATACTCATCATAGGCGATTTCAatatgcccggtttgaagtggtgctccaacCATGGTAGCTTTCTGTACCCGGATCCTACTCGTTCTACCTTTTCGACACCTTCGAACATCATATTAGACTCCCTGAATAAACCGACCTTGCGTCATATCAACAGCGTGGTGAACGAAAATGGTCGTATGCTGGACCTTTGCTTAGCCAACGATGGGTCTCGTATACCGACCATTGAATTAGCTCCTGCACCGCTCGTCAAAGCAGTTCCACTTTAACCTGCTCTATCGGCCTCACTTGAAGTAACTTAGTTGAACGCTCGTGTTGTAAATTTACCAGCTTTTTACCTCGACTATAAGAACGCCAACTTCGATGACATTTCTCGCATCTTGGCCACCATCGACTGGGCATCGGAGCTCGATTTATCGGATCCTAACTCTGCTGCAGAAACCTTCTCGCATATCCTGAACTATGTCATTGATCGTCATGTGCCTAAACGTACTATCAGAGAAAATCTACGAACTCCCTGGGTTACGACTGAATTGCGACGACTGAAAACGGAAAAAAGATGTGCGCTTCGAAATTATAACGAACAAAAATCTCCTTACACCAAGTATATATATCGGAAGCTTAATTCCGCTTATAAAAAGCCAGCAAACGTTGTTACCAGAACTACCTTCGCCgagtacaacgtaacctcaaaTCCTGCCCAAAATCATTTTGGAAACACGTGAATAGTCAGCGGAAAGAACCTGGTATTTCTACCCATATGTTTCTGGATGACATCacggcgaactctgatcgtggaATTTGCGATCTTTTTGCCcgaaagttttcaaatatcttCACTACAGCTTCCACATCCCCAGATCGTTTGGCTAGTGCTATCAGGAACATTTCGCCACTGGGCTTTTTATTAAACGGTATTGAAATCGAGGATCCAATCATCTCAAAGGCAGCGTCGAAGCTcaagaattccttttctacgggtccggacgggatatcagcttcgtttttttttaaagttttatgccTGTTTTGTTGACTCCTATTCGTCTTATTTACTTGACAGAGCTACCTTTCCACTACTGTGGAAAGAAGTTTATATGTTCCCGGTCCACAAAAAAGGTGATAGACgagatgtcaacaactaccgTGGAATCTCAGCCTTATGTTCGAtagccaaactattcgaattggtggtctTGGATCCCATCTCCTCGTTTTGTAAGAATAACATTTCTAATGACCAGCAcggattcatgcctaaacgcTCTACGATAAGCAACTTGTTGACGTTCACTTCTTTTGTGCATGAAAACTTTGCTGCAAAATCTCAAACTGATGCCATATACACCGATCTGTCAGCTGCATTCGACAAAGTGAACCACGAAATTGCCATAGGGAAACTTGGACGCTTGTGGTTCGGTGGTACTTTACTTGGCTGGTTTCGCAGTTATTTGACTGGGCGCAAACTGACTGTTCGGACTGGTGATACCTTTTCCAAGCAGTTTTCTGCCTCCTCCGGTGTGccacaaggaagccatttaggaccgattattttcctaatGTATTTTAACGACGTGCTTTCACTCCTTGACAGCCCAAAACTttgctatgctgatgacctaaaactGTTTTACACCGTAAACGACTACGACGATATTAATTTTAGGCAAAAtcagttcaacctcttcgctAATGGTGCGACATCAATTGCTTGCCATTGAATCGTAACAAATGCGCAGTTATCAgttttcccgtaagcggcagCCTTTGATTGCGGAATACTACCTTGGAGAACAGCCCATCGCACGCGTGGACCATATTAACGATCTGGGCGTCACCCTCGATAAGCGACTGGAATTCAGGACACATACAAACTACGTAGtcaacaaagcatccagaagtctTGGTTTCATTTTAAGAGTAGCGAAGGAGATCAATGACGTGTATTACCTGAAAAGTCTATATTGCAGCATTGTTTGTTCCTTTCTTGAATACGCATCTGCCGTCTGGtgcccctactaccagaacggcgCTGAAAgtctcgaggctatccagcggcacTTTTTACGATACGCCCTTAGGCAtctaaactggcaagaccctttccgcttaccaagctacgaaaatcgatgccgccttATAGACATTGACACTCTTCAAGTCCGTAGACATACAACCCGTGCATCTTTCGTTGCTGATCTCTTGATATCGTGAATCGACTGTCCCACTCTACTGGAAGCTATTCCAATAAGTGTGCGATCCCGTGGTCTTAGAaatcaggatcttcaattgtaTGTTCCCATCCGAATGAACAATTATGGAGCaaacagcgccctcatcggtgcaatgaaatcgttcaaccgtttttcCGAGCATTTTGACTTCCGAAGAAAAGTTCTAAGTGCGTTGAGGAGCCTGTAGCTAGACCtaagtgttttgttttaatttaattttaactcatcATTTGGATctatatgtgatctgttgatcagaataaataaataaataaattaataaataaataaatccccCTAGAGGCGCGATAAAATTTCGAACTTCTCTATTTTatgttttagctctttgatgtcttcgacaaacttgtttataattttctctaactttgtctcagatgtcaagtttctaaaataattactCTCCGAGCTAtaggcacagagaacagacatacaagctagcccacgaaagttgtgtaaaaatcccaacaccctttttgaaccaatttttatcttttggctgggccaccagatgtctctaAACACatcaaagagaactgtcaaaacaaagctgactaagtttcagtcagttttctatAGGTCGTATGTGCTGCTTAGCAAGCTTAAAGAAAATCGCTTTTGAAGTATAGTTCGATATTGAAGTTAGATATtatctttttccttcaaatttgttagaaatacatAGTTTTAAACAGCTGGATGCTAAGTGATATGggaaagtaacccgctttgaaATGCCTAGAATCAATACTGCTgggtaagactgatcgtcaagaatgttcttgtatttgactggacataTTATGTAGGTGATGCATTTTCttacataaattactgttcaagaagtgcgAAAACTTAAACCGAAGCTGTTAGATATCTAAACTGTCATAGTAgtccaaaaataaagaaagtgaaatttcgcccagttaaaagtaactctgatttcatttatttaacaaTACATTTAAGCCGTCCATTTTACTGAGACATTGGATTCATTTTTTGtaagttcatatacgattacgcctttttgaaaactgggcactttaaagttgatttgtaacttttgaacggcgcgatagatggcactgtttgtagtcaatttctaacgtattttttgggtgataacatttgaaattttacacacttttttgacgattttctgttcgagcttgtacgtctgttctctgtgctataGGCTAAATAAGAATCCTAACTtcgaaaaatcagttttttttatttattagtttATTTTAAACGGCTCGGACCTTTTAGTTTCAAGGAGCTAAAATCAGTTTTATAAGTTTATTTTACATTGATTACCTAAATCTATTTATCATTATTGTTTTAAGTATATAGAAGAAACTGAAGTTTtacagacgaagatcgatagttttaagaaaatgataaatttcGGACATATAGTCAAAGTCTATCGCAGCTAACaaatctctcactggaacatggGGTTGTTTCCTTAGAGCCCGAAGGGAATCTTGAAAAATCTGtttattaataataacttttttcagttaattttaagcttaataatatgttccacaaagttgtttatcttattttaaaagaaattaatttaaatttaaataaattataactttgttgaacattttaagtttgtaaaatgtgggaacgcagagctatgttaaaaagattaccaaaaataatggtttttcacgccttattttacaaatacCGGgtaacatcgggcagcccgatTAAGATGCAAATTAAAGTCCAAgatttccataaaaataatatttttaataaaaaaatcttatgaagaTAACTTTTTCGAAGGTGTAAAACACATACATTGTGAAAAATTTTTTCACCCCACcaacaaggaatatttaaataagttagtgccgagagccatattggattttcttttgacgtcacaaaaacgattggaTCGTAAATGTTTATGAGAATggtaggaatttaaaaaaaaaaaaaaacgttttagaacgaaaatgaaatcgaatttaattttggttaggttgtaaggcctctatttcactattttatgaagtttttttggttttttgaagattgcattatgaacttttcttattttattagtgaatgcaatgtcgccttgactctaaaacgtgcaaaaatgaaggaaaatcagctttaaaaaggtctagctggtagatatAGAGTGTTCAgttgattgtcatgattttaatccaattggtttaccatatacaattcttatgaagaacaattaacatcaataaatgatcgttgtataaaaatttgtgttttgatcactttattgTAATGGGGAGCTTGAACTGCACTGACTTGTaagactttgaaataattttaaagttttgcaaatttcagtggggaaaatccaccattttttctaacttcgatggtctattttatagaaaaaaatattcgaaaatgcaacttttttcgtaccgatcttgaagagcaagaatccttctacaatCACATGTTGTCTAAGAGGAAAATTTCTAGCacattcttcaaattatcaatgaaaaagataaatttcctagtaaattaacagattttgcCTGCTGGTGACGtctcagcctgtaccaatactagagcaagGCTGCCTTGACACTAAATTCTTTAAATACTCCTTGCCCCACCAACTTGTATACTTGTATAGAAGTCGCCCcaggagcgaaaaaaaaacgcacgcTCTGATCGAGTTGCATGCAAGATTTCTCTGGATGCCACGTTTTGCATGTGAAATAACACTAGACAGAACAATCAGAACATCACTGAGACGAAAACTGTAGCATAAATAGTTGAATAACCTTGCTTCTACTCTTTTGATGATTACGTTTTatacataaaatgaaaatttgtaaacacGGCTTTCAttgtaagaaaatatttaatagaACATATctcgcgtaacatttcaaaaggacgAAACTAGCAGTTGACTCtaaacgagaaaaacgcatttgaaatttcggaacatcaaATCAAATTCTCTTTCAACAGTTCTTGAGCTAGTTTATTACCAATATCGTTCATATAATATTGTTATGCCTGCCGTTTTACATTTAAatacattataaatatttgtacTATTTAAGTTCTAACAAGAATAACCTCTTTCATTATGGATATCGTATAACAGGCGCATAACAGCCTAAAGCTTCTTTTCGTTATTGTTCTCAACGCCATTTGAGCTCGTTGTCGGGGCCTGTACGTCGTTCCACTTTTGCACCTTTCCAGAACCAAACACCACAAAAACACACCCACACAAGATGTAAATTCCTGCGCTGATaagaaacacatttttccacTGTTCAATTGTGTTCtggaaatgaaaaaacaaacgtTAAAATTCAGTTGAAATCAACACATAACTGTGCAAATCATTTACCGATTCTTCGGTATAGAAAGCCACCATCATCGGTGCCAGAAATCCGGCGGTCGTTCCGATGAAGTTCATGAATCCGTACAAGGTGGCGGCAAAGTTGGGCGCCAGATCCTGTGCGTTGACCAGATTTGTGATGGTTGCCGCTCCATTGAAACCTAGGCAGGCAATCATGCAGCCTACGCAAACGAGCGGATCCTTGGCCACAAATGGTAGGACTATCAGGAATGTTCCCGGCAAAATGTGAGCTGTTGGATATATAGGGTCATTTAGTCAATTTCGTTGAAGGAGAATGGACAGTTTGGTTTTCTGGTGTACACGGATGAGTAACATTCGGTTCGAAAGATTTTGACGATTCGGGATAATGTTTGTATGGGGCCAAAAATATTATAAGTTGTATAATTTCAAGGGAAAGAGTGGCAAAGATTAGCTTCGAAAGTCGGCTTTCATTCATTACTTTTTTCCAAGGTAAATATTTTGGGCTCCATAGTGATTTTGTCTCGTCTCGTCTAGATTGTTTGAACGTCATCCGTGTACATCAGAAAACCaagtttcaaacatttttgcccAGTTTTCTTTGGAATCATTAAAAACTATCTCAAAACTTACAAACGAAACAGAAGGTTTTCCTGATGGCGGTGGTGCTCATCAGCTCTTTCTGCCGTATCCGATCACCTATGATGCCGAAGAAGAAGCCGGAGAACATGCGTGCCAAATACGGTAGAGAAGAGAGAATACCGGCATTGGACAGCTTGAAGCCGAGCACCTCGTTTATGAATTTGGGCGTCTGGGTACTGAAGAGGTTCATACCCCAGAAGTTGCCGTAGTGCAGAAGCAGTAGCGACAGATAAGGTAGCGAGGTGAAAACCTGTCGGAATGGAGGCCAGGATTTGGCCTTTGAAATGGTTGCTCCAAGAGAATCCTCGATGTACAGCCGTTCCTCGTCACTGATGGTCTTGTGCTTTGCGGGTGAATTTTCGATGAGCGATATCCAAATAACAGCGATGGCGAGTACAAACAGAGCAGGCAAGTAGAACGCGTAGTCCCAGCCTAAACGATCGATTATCAGGCCAGAGATCGGCCACGTTACGACGGTTCCAAATGTCCCGCCCCCGGAAAGACAAGCTATCACCTTACCACGTTCATTCGGAGGTATCCATCGGGAGATGAGTTTGTGTAACGCTGGATAGACAAACCCCGCCAAAACTCCGACGAATACTCTAGATCCAATTACGTACCAAGCACCCAAACTAGCGAATACGGGCGTAAGTGCTATGGTTATTGAACTCAATACGAACGAAATTGTCAAAAGCACTTTCGCTCCAAATCTGTCGGCCATCATTCCGGCCGGAAGCGATGTGAAAAGGTACCCATAGTAATATGCCCCCAAGATCTGACCCTGCATCCGCTGATCCCAATTGTATCGGGGACCGTAGTAACGAAGTTTCTTCTTCGACGCCTCAGGATCATTTCCAAATACTGTCAGAGGCGGCCCAAGTGTTGTCACCGGCAATGTTTCGTTAGTAAAACTTTCGCTTGCGGTGCTAACTGTTTCCTGAGTGATGGCTTGATTTGCAGGCATCGGAGTCGTTATGTCTGATTTGGTGGATGCTTGCACCATTGCAATTATGTTGATTGACATTTGTACTCGTAGCATGAATGACGTGGCACATGCAATAAAGATCATGATGGCAACGATGAGCCGCTTGGGGATGCTCCCTGTAATATAGAAAAAAAGGGCGTTGTAATACATATTTATTACTGAAGTGTCATTCTATCTGGTATTTGTGGTTTATGGAGACTAGACTAAAAGCTGTGATTTATATGACCGATGGGGAACGAAGTTATGCAAGCAAAATATGTTACTTCTACTAAGCCTTTGGGATATACATTTGTATATATTAGGGTAGCGTCAGTTATTTTTGCTTTAAGCTGATTGCAACTTGTGACATGTTCCTGTAATAGGTATATCGGTGGAATCCAGgaatttgttgtcattttctaAATAAGCCGAGATTCCATCTCACTCTCTAGAATGTGTGGCGAGCGCTTTAACACGCCGTTTGGTAACGAAGCCCCGTTTGTCGTGTTCATTGAACTTTTATTCGAAACAATATGAACTTAGTGTTGTTCAATTTATCTGTAATCAGTATACATGTTAGATTGCCATCGCTTAGCTTTTGTAGCTACTGAAACACTATTCAAGAAGAGCTGAGTTAATGTGAATCAATTTATGAATTTCCAGCACAGCAACATCATCAGGATGCAAATCTGTGTTATGGAGTTATTAACGAtcgattaattttgaaattacatcaaGGCTTGCTACCAAAACTTTCCATGGTATTTTGATACGCTTTGAAAAGCTAGTGAGGTCGAATAGATTTTCTTGAGCCGTTAAACATGGTGTGTTGAATGCATGTTACATATTCAACCCATGCAGTTACATATTCAAACAAGTAGATGAACTCATGGAGGTTCACGATCACCTGCATGGTATATTCTACCCTATACTGATTATTCCGTTCTTTTCCTTTTGGGTTATGTGGACACGacctaaattgaaaaataaatagaatcgGCAAGTTATAATGATCTTCAAAGTAGAAAGCgggttaaatatttttcttaaaaattattgttataccTATcacattcaaataaaaaatgtgttgttCGGCCATAAACCTAAGTTTAATAACGAATGTTAAAATAAACACAGTTAAACCTTCATCAATGTTGTTTCAGCCACAGTaatgaaattttgtgaatttccaTCATTGAACTCTTATGATACGAGGCATTCGTAAAGAAGctgtgttttgtttgtttagatTTGTATTTGCTTACATGATTTCGACACTTACATTCAACTGGTATCCGACAGccgattttgataatatttaccCAAGATTTTCGTAATAAGAATGGAAATTTCATACCGGCTtgagtgaaataataacatgttttacaagaaaataacaaaaaaaacaataacatgttttacagaaaatttgtcaaaatttctttgttttgtaTCCTTGGTATCAAGTATCTAAAAATGGGTCAAATTACGCCAACTTTGTATTTCTCCTCTCGATATTCCgattttttaccactttttacattttttattgtcaGGATTCAGGATtgtcaatatttattttcttaagaTTTCTGAATAAAAGATTATGCTAGAATATTGGTTGTGGAACGAAAAAGATTGAGCAACATTAGGCCAGGTGTGTCTTATATAGAACTTATAGAacataaacgttttttttttttatttttttttattagaaatggctcataccttgaggcttcaaaaggccacacttgttttgtattttcacaattgtttgcttaggtctaaaccgtcactttttttttaagagaacaggaaatagatagggaaatatgaaaatgaaaagaattatagacgaagatcaataatAGCATTTAGGAAAatgtatatttcgaacatgtattCAATATCCATCGCAGCTAGTTGATATATCTCTTACTGGGGTGCAGGGTGGTTTTTCTCGGGCCCGGAGAGAATCTAGGTGGACCTCACACTCACTTGACCAAacgatatgctcgatgtcgtggtaaccttggacAGAGCCGCACAAAccgctgccagcaatatttatacgatagagtaccgcattcaaggaaaaatgattggacatgagacgggaaaacaTACGAATAAAGTCTCGCCTAAGGTCCAATCTAATAAACCTTATGGtttacccttgggataatcgtGTGGAGCCATCGATCCAACTCATCCTTGAACCATCTGCACTGCCAGTTGACAATAGAGTTCCTCCGAGGCAAGGACTAGAATTCGTTGAAGTAGATTTCACtctggtaaatgttgccttccatcgcacccaccttTACAAGGGAGGCTGCCCTCTCATTACTTTCTATCGAgaaatgtgaggggacccagacaaaggtgatggaaaagcaacgtcttgataaagtggtcaatataTCTCCTATCTTTTtgaggaagtacggcgtgagATTTCTTGGTCTTATAGTGTTGAGGGCACCCATCCCAAAGCGGTACGcagacaacgatattggatacgctcgagtttgataaGTTTGATAAGGTGGCAGTTGACTGGAGATAGAGgttaccatattccatcactgaaagaatagtTTTTCTGTACAGTTTTATAAGATTTTCTCGATGGACTCCCCACTAAGTGCCACTGATTGAtaggagaaaattgattctttgttggatttttcctttcagatactcaatgtgggctctccaggtacacttggaatcaaaccaatcctcaagatacttgaaacacctcgattgagtgatgattctgcctaggagttgatgCTTAgattgagcaggtctatgtttcttagagaaaacaaccatctctgttttctgaggggaaaactcaatcccaagccccaaagcccaggaagacaacctattttttttattagttgatcccccagacccaggtggtaaatcctttttacggattgcattccaaggtacggcgagccaccgcgtccccccagtatgctactctgggtccatgggtgcaattggtcgactcatgatactatgtacccctacgccataaagtccacctagGGCAtctggtcataattcccatccggacctgcatcgaaggctgtacccaagatgggagaccaagatgcttaagcgctcatcggcttacTAAATTCCCTGCCTCTTGCTACGATTCAAGAATAAGGACCTCTACTCTGACGACTTGAGGTCCGacctttactcgtaactcgaggctcgcttggaACAATAGTcgcgtgcgctccgcctctgttcgagaccactccaatagaccaatgacctctcctctgacgactcaaGAACTTGGCTCCACTTGGTTTgtctcgaggccctctcctctttgcccgtccgtacACCGAATCTAAAGCAGCTTATCCTATCCGACGTAGTGAGCGCGTTCTAcacagatactccgcggcggtggaggtatgCTACACAACGTTCACGACGTACCTAATAgttcggcatacgcagaaggtagagtctttgtatgctttactgctaggattggacgcacactactcgtaTGCCCCTgccgaaagggcattctactccgaccgtggtccggtcttcctccttcCTTTGGCTTGCAACTTTGGGGCTGGCAACCTTAGGCCTTTAAGCCCGCCGTGTGCAGAATCGAAAGACTTAACCTaaactcgcgcctgtcacagtaCACTTACGGGTCTTTAAGACTTGTGACTCAAATGAATctcgacggtgatgtcatcctacccgactcgagtggctcatccgacggcgacgtgaAACCACTCTACCAGAGAGtactccgcgacgtgaatactctttccccctacgagttcgactgcggagaaggtcttGTTTTATCTCCACAGCCTCCATtgcagagggcgcgttcgactcggatactccgtgACGGTATCCGTTGGAGGAATCCTACATAGAGACGCGCGACGTACcaggcagctcggcatacgcagaaggtagagtcttatctttgtaagcTTTACTGCGTCCggttcggacgcacactactcagatgctccccgacgaaggagtcaccggtcgcggactggtactggttccaactcctctcctctgcagggcagtcatgatccgggtgaacccatcgctgaccacgcgccaagtattggcaccctcacacatcctccgcacgatgttgtcggctgtcgtgtctggtccgcaggcggcaagcatgttagcgcACACCCCTTTCGAACCTCGGaaagttgaacactacgtgctctgatGTCTCtactgtgtcaccgcaggtCGGACAGAATGGcgacgtgtccaaaccgatggtggtactgcatgaagcatccgcCGTGACCATTCGAGAACTGtttcatgcagaaatccacctctccatgtctccgatCCATCCAAAGTCTGACGTTAGGGATcgagcgatgggtccaccggccacgttccgagcaGTCCCACTGGTGCTGTCTGCTGGACAGCCGTACCGCAAACtggacgaggtcacactcgccaggaccctcTTTCTGctgagagggctgctgtcgccattgccgctcttttacaGGCGTATTCAacgtgggccgtaaagctcagccggtcgtcgatcatcacccccaggtacttgatggcacgcttggattcgattgcgcacggtccagctgcaatcgtcactgattgtgctgaaatcaggttggtaatcagcaccatctcggtcctgtggtgagccagacgcaagctcttggagcgcatccaactttccaccttctcaaTCGCTACTGTGACGtcctgtctaaagtatcttgtataGGCccgtgcagatgagactcggtagatcctgtgacagacaccacgccgtcatctgcaagttgtcttagagtgcagcctccAGAAAGACAACTATCGAAGTCTCTTTCGTAAAGTTGTAcgaaagtggactcaaacatgaaccctgcgggaggtccatgtaagaggttcttct
It includes:
- the LOC129743008 gene encoding sialin-like — its product is MAPHDYPKGSIPKRLIVAIMIFIACATSFMLRVQMSINIIAMVQASTKSDITTPMPANQAITQETVSTASESFTNETLPVTTLGPPLTVFGNDPEASKKKLRYYGPRYNWDQRMQGQILGAYYYGYLFTSLPAGMMADRFGAKVLLTISFVLSSITIALTPVFASLGAWYVIGSRVFVGVLAGFVYPALHKLISRWIPPNERGKVIACLSGGGTFGTVVTWPISGLIIDRLGWDYAFYLPALFVLAIAVIWISLIENSPAKHKTISDEERLYIEDSLGATISKAKSWPPFRQVFTSLPYLSLLLLHYGNFWGMNLFSTQTPKFINEVLGFKLSNAGILSSLPYLARMFSGFFFGIIGDRIRQKELMSTTAIRKTFCFVSHILPGTFLIVLPFVAKDPLVCVGCMIACLGFNGAATITNLVNAQDLAPNFAATLYGFMNFIGTTAGFLAPMMVAFYTEESNTIEQWKNVFLISAGIYILCGCVFVVFGSGKVQKWNDVQAPTTSSNGVENNNEKKL